In a genomic window of Primulina huaijiensis isolate GDHJ02 chromosome 10, ASM1229523v2, whole genome shotgun sequence:
- the LOC140986530 gene encoding uncharacterized protein, whose amino-acid sequence MDGEDYYIQDALVLYQTVMCSFVFLSLLTRYYQKLIAPRKHRCRQTDISYNVTEKICTQVNHLHMIIEASDVQCVVNLRMCRNAFGRLCYLVRHVSGVLDYRYVRVEEKVAMFLSILAHHKKNRIIGHDYLRSNHTVSIHFHEVLKAILMLHTILLAKPVPVDETCSHKTWKWFKGCLGALDGTYINVHVPIMDKPKYRTRKGTIAVNVLGVCDRDMKFVYALTGCEGSAADARILRDSMNRQDGLKIPRGCYYLCDNRYGNVERFLTPYRRTRYHINDWVNSKSGQQNYKEYFNSKHCRSRNVIERAFGLMKNDGLFFGVPILPS is encoded by the exons ATGGATGGAGAAGATTATTACATCCAAGATGCTTTAGTTTTATATCAAACAGTGATGTGCTCATTTGTGTTCTTGAGTCTTTTAACACGGTATTACCAGAAGCTCATAGCACCACGTAAGCATAGGTGTCGCCAAACAGATATTTCATACAATGTGACAGAAAAAATATGTACTCAAGTAAACCACTTGCATATGATTATTGAAGCCAGTGATGTGCAGTGTGTTGTCAACTTAAGGATGTGTCGAAACGCATTTGGAAGGCTATGTTACTTGGTAAGGCATGTCAGCGGGGTTTTAGATTATCGATATGTCAGAGTCGAAGAGAAGGTTGCAATGTTCTTGTCAATATTAGCGCATCATAAAAAGAATAGGATAATTGGACACGACTATTTACGAAGTAACCACACGGTAAGCATTCACTTCCATGAAGTACTTAAAGCAATTCTTATGCTACACACAATACTTCTTGCGAAGCCGGTTCCTGTGGATGAGACTTGCTCGCACAAAACATGGAAATGGTTCAAG GGTTGTCTAGGCGCTCTTGATGGAACATATATCAATGTTCATGTACCAATCATGGATAAGCCGAAATATAGAACAAGGAAAGGGACGATAGCAGTTAATGTTTTGGGTGTTTGTGATCGTGATATGAAGTTTGTGTATGCATTAACTGGATGCGAAGGTTCAGCAGCAGATGCGAGGATTCTCCGAGATTCTATGAATCGACAAGATGGGTTGAAGATTCCGAGAG GTTGCTACTATCTATGTGACAATAGATATGGAAACGTAGAAAGATTCTTAACCCCATATAGAAGAACCCGTTATCATATTAATGATTGGGTGAATTCTAAAAGTGGACAACAAAATTATAAAGAATATTTCAACTCCAAGCATTGTCGTTCACGCAATGTTATTGAGAGGGCTTTTGGTTTAATGAAAAACGATGGGCTGTTCTTCGGAGTCCCAATTTTACCCTCTTGA
- the LOC140985805 gene encoding uncharacterized protein, protein MSKKLDTSSEATVTSKYYVVLSDSEGNNKVVDLTLEYNKIIDLTSDDEETECAVENKAAVSSVGKGKVDINFAQGKEKMNVNSSKTMRRKLNGLLTNKKKRLQIPDCDNPSFQQCSSQSSSSPHKIRRQKLT, encoded by the exons ATGTCCAAGAAACTGGATACTTCTTCTGAGGCTACTGTTACAAGCAAGTATTATGTTGTTTTAAGTGATAGTGAGGGCAATAACAAAGTGGTAGACCTCACATTAGAATATAACAAAATCATAGACCTTACATCGGACGATGAAGAGACTGAGTGTGCGGTGGAAAATAAAGCAGCAGTAAGCTCTGTTGGGAAAG GGAAGGTGGATATAAACTTTGCACAAGGGAAGGAAAAAATGAATGTCAACTCTTCGAAGACAATGAGACGCAAGTTGAATGGTTTACTGACCAACAAAAAGAAGCGGCTTCAGATTCCAGACTGTGACAACCCATCGTTTCAGCAGTGTAGCTCCCAATCATCTTCATCCCCTCATAAAATTCGTAGGCAAAAGTTAACGTGA